One genomic region from Salvia hispanica cultivar TCC Black 2014 chromosome 2, UniMelb_Shisp_WGS_1.0, whole genome shotgun sequence encodes:
- the LOC125208060 gene encoding probable protein phosphatase 2C 49 codes for MVAEAEFISFQCLHLPLPSPSVQPDFFDMSQPGTAAPPILFDLSRRDSALSCSTSLQTTKVSETPTRKFLPRIRSGSHTDIGPRSSNEDEHIRIDDLSSHLGSLYSWSEPSSFYAVFDGHGGPDAAAFMKNNTMKIFFEDAELPQTSDVEEAFLQAMEICHLRSYLQADQALADELSVDSYCGTTALTVLVLGRNLLVANAGDCRAVLCRKGGAIQLSQDHRPSCEVEKKRVEDLGGSVEYGYLNGELAVTRALGDWYMKLPAGSASPLTAEPEFQLTKLTEDDEFLIIACDGIWDVLSNEEAVSLVQRELRYHNDPGQCAKELTSQALMRDTGDNVTAIVVCFSSPERKDTVSCQRPRLRFCMSEEARAKLREFIEGN; via the exons ATGGTGGCAGAAGCGGAGTTTATTTCCTTTCAATGCCTTCACCTTCCCCTTCCCTCGCCTAGTGTTCAACCGGATTTCTTCGACATGTCGCAGCCCGGTACAGCTGCGCCGCCTATCCTCTTCGACCTCTCTCGCCGTGATTCG GCGCTAAGCTGCTCAACTAGTTTACAAACTACCAAAGTGTCTGAGACTCCAACCAGGAAGTTTTTACCAAGAATTCGATCGGGCagccacactgatattggaccTCGTAGTTCCAATGAGGATGAGCACATCAGGATTGATGACCTATCTTCTCACTTGGGCTCCCTCTACAGCTGGTCAGAGCCGAGCTCCTTTTATGCCGTCTTTGATGGTCACGGTGGACCTGATGCTGCAGCTTTCATGAAGAATAATACCatgaaaattttctttgaGGATGCTGAATTGCCTCAGACATCGGATGTTGAAGAAGCCTTCTTGCAAGCAATGGAGATTTGTCACCTAAGATCATATTTACAGGCTGATCAAGCCTTGGCTGATGAACTCAGTGTTGATTCCTACTGTGGAACAACAGCACTCACCGTTCTGGTTCTGGGAAGAAATCTACTCGTAGCAAATGCCGGGGACTGTCGTGCTGTCCTCTGTAGGAAAGGAGGTGCTATTCAGCTATCACAGGATCACCGACCTTCTTGTGAAGTGGAGAAAAAGAGGGTGGAGGATTTGGGTGGTTCAGTTGAATATGGATACCTAAATGGTGAGCTTGCAGTCACACGAGCTCTGGGAGATTGGTATATGAAACTCCCAGCTGGATCTGCTTCACCTCTCACTGCCGAGCCAGAATTTCAACTGACTAAGCTGACTGAGGACGACGAGTTCTTGATAATTGCATGCGATGGTATTTGGGATGTGCTGTCGAACGAGGAGGCAGTGAGCCTAGTACAGCGAGAGCTCAGGTACCACAACGACCCAGGACAATGTGCTAAAGAGCTCACCAGTCAAGCATTAATGCGAGACACAGGTGACAACGTCACAGCCATTGTGGTTTGTTTCTCCTCTCCTGAGCGCAAAGATACAGTTTCTTGTCAAAGACCAAGACTGAGATTCTGCATGTCTGAAGAAGCAAGGGCCAAGTTGAGGGAGTTCATAGAAGGCAATTGA